A stretch of the Kroppenstedtia eburnea genome encodes the following:
- a CDS encoding MFS transporter, whose protein sequence is MEPLMKDRRMYLLLTANIASSVGTGISGIAIPWFLIQQPGGEAVFGYLMFGMTVVSFLLSPIIGVWVDRFSRKGLLQLNQFLGLAVTLPFALWGWAAGSFSPWQLVVISASSTLYYNLHFPTQFALVQEIFDRSRYRALNSLLEVQSQAAAMISGGLGSLLLGMMDLQWILLIDASTFLFALILISLLPYRHHGRQTAPPRSPGGWWSDLSGGVAYLRSRPGLTFFFFCTMLPFIGVMASNYLNPLYVVDTLKADAAVMGLQEMLYAVGAVAAGFTIPWLARRWGSHVTLLITVGLFTLSTAVLAFVPVVGVFLTMKVLFGWGNAGTRVARNTLMMERVPNVLIGRVNSFFQATGYILRILFLGLFTQTVPGLGATWAYGILFLLMAGAWVGVACGRRVVRGEGEMPEETSLKTG, encoded by the coding sequence ATGGAACCTCTTATGAAAGATCGGCGGATGTATCTGTTGTTGACGGCCAATATCGCCTCCTCCGTGGGCACAGGCATCTCGGGAATCGCCATTCCCTGGTTCTTGATTCAACAGCCCGGCGGGGAAGCGGTGTTTGGATATCTGATGTTCGGGATGACAGTGGTCTCCTTCCTGCTCTCTCCCATCATCGGAGTGTGGGTGGACCGTTTCTCCCGCAAAGGTCTGCTGCAGTTGAATCAATTCCTGGGATTGGCGGTGACGCTCCCCTTCGCCCTCTGGGGGTGGGCCGCCGGCTCCTTTTCCCCCTGGCAGCTGGTGGTGATCAGCGCTTCCAGTACTCTGTATTACAATCTTCACTTTCCGACCCAGTTCGCCCTCGTGCAGGAGATCTTCGACCGCTCCCGGTATCGGGCCCTGAACAGCCTGTTGGAAGTACAGAGTCAGGCGGCGGCGATGATCAGTGGAGGTTTGGGGAGCCTGTTGTTGGGGATGATGGATCTTCAGTGGATCTTGTTGATCGACGCGTCTACTTTTCTGTTCGCCCTGATCCTGATCTCCCTCCTCCCTTACCGGCATCATGGCAGGCAGACAGCGCCCCCTCGAAGTCCCGGCGGCTGGTGGAGCGACCTCTCCGGAGGAGTGGCCTATCTTCGCAGCCGGCCGGGGTTGACCTTCTTTTTCTTTTGCACGATGCTTCCCTTTATCGGGGTGATGGCCAGCAATTATCTGAATCCCCTCTATGTGGTGGACACCCTGAAGGCGGATGCTGCAGTGATGGGACTGCAAGAGATGCTGTATGCCGTCGGAGCGGTGGCAGCGGGTTTCACCATCCCGTGGCTGGCCCGCCGCTGGGGTTCCCATGTCACTCTTCTGATCACTGTCGGTCTGTTCACACTGTCGACGGCAGTCCTGGCTTTTGTTCCGGTGGTGGGAGTATTTCTGACGATGAAGGTGCTGTTCGGTTGGGGCAATGCCGGGACAAGGGTGGCCCGCAACACCCTGATGATGGAACGGGTGCCCAACGTCTTGATCGGTAGGGTGAACAGCTTTTTTCAGGCCACGGGGTATATTCTGCGAATTCTCTTTCTGGGACTCTTCACCCAAACCGTTCCCGGGCTGGGGGCCACCTGGGCCTATGGAATCCTGTTTCTGCTGATGGCGGGAGCCTGGGTCGGCGTGGCGTGCGGCCGGAGGGTGGTGAGGGGGGAGGGGGAGATGCCGGAGGAGACCTCTCTCAAAACCGGATAA
- a CDS encoding MFS transporter, which yields MGNLAVNMGLEAEKPAVPLLRNRRFVMVWLAGTLSGLALSVYLLTESWYVVRGLGRPEGLGWVLMATTLPRLFLMMIGGVAADRFSKTRILFWSDFTRCLLVAGMVGLLAVGGLSYGGLIIFALCFGVLDAFFWPAAQSLVPALVAKEQLTRANALVQTTQQVSMVVGPALAGFAVAYGSFTASFGLAAVFLLLASIVILFAKMEQAGSSSSRPATSPLQELREGIRYARQTRFVFIIMGISLFTNLVLAGPGQISLPVMVDQYLKGNALDLSYLESAFAGGMVLGAVWIGWLNLRRRRAVINISLISLVGVMLALFGQVSTMWQALPVLVLFGAFLSAGNILGQSMIQERVEPDKLGRVSSLLATGSMGLIPLSHGLVSIILSMGVPMPWILLVAGVMMTLFMWWVLWRVKMVWTWD from the coding sequence GTGGGGAATCTGGCGGTAAACATGGGGTTGGAAGCGGAAAAGCCTGCGGTGCCGTTGCTTCGCAACCGTCGGTTTGTGATGGTGTGGCTGGCAGGCACCCTGTCCGGGTTGGCCTTGTCGGTCTATTTGCTGACCGAGTCCTGGTATGTGGTGCGGGGGTTGGGACGCCCGGAAGGGTTGGGCTGGGTGTTGATGGCGACCACCCTTCCCCGGCTCTTCCTGATGATGATCGGGGGAGTGGCAGCGGATCGTTTTTCCAAGACGCGGATTCTGTTTTGGTCCGATTTTACCCGGTGTCTGCTGGTGGCGGGGATGGTGGGATTGTTGGCTGTGGGAGGCCTTTCCTATGGGGGACTGATCATTTTTGCTCTCTGCTTCGGCGTTTTGGATGCCTTCTTTTGGCCGGCGGCTCAATCCCTCGTCCCGGCTTTGGTAGCCAAAGAGCAACTCACCCGGGCCAATGCCCTGGTACAGACGACTCAGCAGGTTTCCATGGTGGTGGGACCGGCGCTGGCGGGCTTCGCCGTCGCTTATGGCTCTTTCACCGCCTCCTTCGGATTGGCCGCCGTGTTTCTGCTGCTGGCGAGTATCGTCATCCTGTTTGCCAAGATGGAACAGGCGGGAAGCAGTTCATCCCGGCCTGCCACCTCTCCGCTGCAGGAGTTGAGAGAGGGGATCCGATATGCACGGCAAACCCGGTTTGTATTTATCATCATGGGGATCAGCCTGTTCACCAATCTGGTCTTGGCCGGTCCCGGACAGATCTCCCTTCCGGTGATGGTGGATCAGTATCTGAAGGGAAATGCCCTCGATCTCAGCTATCTGGAAAGCGCTTTCGCCGGTGGCATGGTGCTGGGAGCGGTGTGGATCGGTTGGCTCAATCTCCGGCGCCGGCGGGCGGTGATCAATATTTCCCTCATCAGTCTGGTGGGGGTGATGCTGGCACTTTTCGGGCAAGTGAGCACCATGTGGCAGGCTTTGCCGGTGCTGGTCCTCTTCGGTGCCTTCCTGTCGGCGGGCAACATCTTGGGACAATCGATGATTCAGGAAAGGGTGGAACCGGATAAATTGGGGAGGGTCTCCAGTCTGCTGGCCACAGGTTCCATGGGACTGATTCCTCTCTCTCACGGATTGGTCTCCATCATTCTGTCCATGGGTGTTCCGATGCCCTGGATCCTCCTGGTGGCAGGTGTCATGATGACTCTCTTTATGTGGTGGGTTCTGTGGCGGGTGAAGATGGTTTGGACCTGGGATTGA
- a CDS encoding ArsR/SmtB family transcription factor has translation MTKWRKVDNIELMKLISDPRRHRILHLCSDEPRTVKQLAEALGEQPSRLYYHVNKLVEFEMLEVAETRQVGNLTERVYQTVNLGDVIYRTDPKMVAENPHLAMAAIRQKVDPGLGMFAQMPRILQEREQAGQGIEGFPYHLTIDSNTEYITAKEWMESLRRVHQAWLKEGEEITQWPDPDFPYPFGDENEKGTYQYVLISYRIEDAQQLGLIPPYGDEEETGKQQEKEENDGS, from the coding sequence TTGACCAAATGGCGAAAGGTAGACAATATCGAGCTGATGAAGCTGATCTCCGATCCCCGTCGGCATCGGATCCTGCATCTGTGTTCCGATGAGCCGCGGACGGTGAAACAACTGGCGGAAGCCTTGGGGGAGCAGCCTTCCCGTCTCTATTATCATGTGAACAAACTGGTGGAATTTGAGATGCTGGAAGTGGCCGAGACCCGTCAGGTGGGCAACCTGACGGAGCGGGTTTATCAAACCGTCAATCTCGGAGATGTTATCTACCGGACCGATCCCAAAATGGTGGCGGAGAACCCTCATTTGGCGATGGCGGCCATCCGGCAGAAGGTGGACCCCGGTCTGGGCATGTTTGCACAGATGCCGCGTATATTGCAAGAGCGGGAGCAGGCGGGTCAGGGGATCGAGGGGTTTCCCTATCACCTCACCATCGACAGCAACACCGAATACATCACCGCCAAAGAATGGATGGAATCCCTCAGGCGGGTTCACCAAGCCTGGTTGAAAGAGGGAGAAGAGATCACCCAGTGGCCGGATCCCGATTTTCCCTATCCCTTCGGGGATGAAAATGAAAAGGGAACCTACCAGTACGTGCTGATCAGTTACCGGATCGAAGATGCCCAGCAGTTGGGCTTGATCCCCCCATATGGGGATGAGGAGGAAACAGGGAAACAGCAGGAGAAGGAAGAGAACGACGGTTCCTGA
- a CDS encoding flotillin family protein, which yields MVLAICFWARYKTVGADEALIVTGSMLGGKNSTTDASGKKMKIIRGGGAFIVPIFQRAERLSLLSHKLTVSTPEVYTEQGVPVMADGVAIIKIGSSLEDVATAAEQFMGKDVDTLKDEAEEVLEGHLRAILGTMTVEEIYKNRDRFAQEVHAVAAKDLKKMGLSIVSFTIKDVRDNNGYLDALGRPRIAAVRRDADIAEANARRDTEIQTSKARQEGTKATLISETNIAEAEKEKELKIAQFKIEQDMKKAEADQAYQLQENRYKQQVVDEEMKIELVRKQKSIELEEKEILRREKQYDAEVRKKADADRYAKEQSAEAARFEREAQARAEAEAIRAKGMADAEAHKAQGIARAEVEKSEGMAQADVIRAKGLAEAEAKEKLAEAFERYGQAAILDLIAKMLPELAGKVAEPMARIDKITVVDSGHGGDGAAKVSNYVTQLMAQAPEMVKQVSGLDLNEMIRNTTSGHEEKTPAQPPRIEAAETERESSPS from the coding sequence ATGGTGCTGGCCATCTGTTTTTGGGCCCGGTACAAAACCGTCGGTGCCGACGAAGCCCTGATCGTGACCGGGAGTATGCTGGGAGGAAAAAATTCCACCACTGACGCCTCGGGGAAAAAGATGAAGATCATCCGTGGCGGCGGCGCCTTTATCGTTCCGATCTTCCAACGGGCGGAACGCCTCTCCCTCCTCTCCCACAAACTGACCGTTTCCACCCCGGAAGTTTACACCGAACAGGGGGTGCCGGTCATGGCCGACGGCGTCGCCATCATCAAAATCGGCAGCTCGCTGGAAGATGTGGCCACCGCCGCCGAACAATTTATGGGCAAGGATGTGGACACCCTCAAGGATGAGGCCGAAGAGGTGCTGGAAGGCCATCTCCGGGCCATTCTGGGTACGATGACCGTGGAGGAGATCTACAAAAACCGGGATCGGTTCGCCCAGGAAGTGCACGCCGTGGCAGCCAAAGATCTGAAGAAGATGGGACTCTCCATCGTCTCCTTCACCATCAAGGATGTCCGTGACAACAACGGTTACCTGGATGCCCTCGGCCGTCCCCGGATCGCCGCCGTCCGCCGCGATGCGGACATCGCCGAAGCCAATGCCCGCCGGGATACGGAAATCCAGACCTCCAAGGCCCGGCAAGAAGGGACCAAAGCCACTCTGATCTCCGAAACCAACATCGCCGAGGCGGAGAAAGAGAAAGAGCTGAAGATCGCCCAGTTCAAGATTGAACAGGACATGAAGAAGGCGGAAGCCGACCAGGCCTATCAACTGCAGGAAAACCGCTATAAACAGCAGGTTGTCGATGAAGAGATGAAGATTGAACTGGTGCGGAAACAGAAATCCATCGAGCTGGAGGAGAAAGAGATTCTCCGCCGGGAGAAACAGTATGATGCCGAAGTCCGCAAAAAAGCGGACGCGGACCGTTACGCCAAGGAACAGTCCGCCGAGGCCGCCCGCTTTGAGCGGGAAGCACAGGCCCGGGCCGAGGCGGAAGCGATCCGGGCCAAAGGGATGGCCGATGCTGAAGCTCATAAAGCCCAGGGGATCGCCCGGGCGGAGGTGGAGAAGTCCGAAGGGATGGCCCAGGCTGATGTGATCCGGGCCAAAGGGCTGGCCGAGGCGGAGGCCAAAGAGAAGTTGGCGGAAGCCTTTGAACGATACGGCCAGGCGGCCATCCTCGATCTGATCGCCAAGATGCTGCCTGAATTGGCCGGCAAAGTGGCAGAACCGATGGCCCGCATCGACAAGATCACTGTCGTCGATTCCGGCCACGGCGGAGATGGGGCCGCCAAGGTGAGTAATTATGTCACCCAACTGATGGCCCAGGCCCCGGAAATGGTGAAACAAGTCTCCGGCCTCGACTTGAATGAGATGATCCGCAACACCACTTCCGGCCATGAGGAGAAGACACCTGCCCAGCCTCCCCGGATCGAAGCGGCGGAAACGGAACGGGAATCATCCCCCAGTTAA
- a CDS encoding NfeD family protein, with protein MDWTLVFWGCFLVGILLTALSWIIGDLLEGLTEGITGGSAMFHPVVWVGALTAFGAAGLILSKTTLLEGAFLSLSALGLSVVASVLLYLLVVKPMENAESSVGFRMSDLIGRQGEVITAIPAEGCGELLVWTGGGHTNQIASSLHHHPIPQGARVIIRKVEESVLWVTPVEPNSDEGVNQL; from the coding sequence ATGGACTGGACCCTTGTTTTTTGGGGATGTTTTCTGGTCGGGATCCTGCTGACAGCACTCTCATGGATCATCGGGGACCTGCTGGAGGGATTGACGGAGGGGATCACTGGAGGCTCTGCCATGTTCCACCCCGTGGTCTGGGTGGGAGCCTTGACAGCCTTCGGGGCGGCAGGCCTCATCTTGTCCAAAACCACCCTGCTGGAGGGGGCCTTCCTCAGCTTATCAGCCCTGGGGCTGTCTGTGGTCGCCTCTGTCCTGCTTTACCTTCTGGTGGTTAAACCGATGGAAAATGCGGAGAGTTCCGTCGGGTTCCGAATGTCGGACCTGATCGGGCGGCAGGGGGAAGTGATCACGGCCATTCCCGCCGAGGGGTGTGGAGAATTGCTGGTCTGGACAGGTGGCGGACACACCAACCAGATCGCCTCCAGTCTTCATCATCACCCGATCCCTCAGGGGGCCCGCGTCATCATACGCAAGGTGGAAGAGTCCGTCCTGTGGGTCACCCCGGTTGAACCCAACTCAGACGAAGGAGTGAACCAACTGTGA